In Rhinolophus ferrumequinum isolate MPI-CBG mRhiFer1 chromosome 18, mRhiFer1_v1.p, whole genome shotgun sequence, a genomic segment contains:
- the IQCN gene encoding IQ domain-containing protein N, with translation MQQATQLQWSPSGQNSSQAQPVPNLQDKAGTLRPHPQHEPPASRETLLQQPDKMVPHHTPRLRAVVESQAFKNVLVDEMDIILSRAATLIQSNWKGYRLRQKLISQMRAAKAIQEAWRRFNTRRLLRFGKAVEKKVSADEGDIPYHPPQQVRFQHSEKDRSLSAPPIMVSKETQFPSADSLAAYTHQLAPQQPLGAPQASCAPGGPSITFLPDQTISSRLPCPVSPEAKRYPCLLTRTVRSANLVHREGDTIKTKQVAARANKAGAPGTPQSERYAQVFHGPHKTQTQALVEAEVLQAPPQPGPAPVMLKNPLQPSVLTKTPLQSCLASMMNRAPTQPCPAPTATIAKTPPRVDPAAPVAKTTLQSCLTAILNKIPTQPCPAPAIMITKTPPQPCLAAPVTKTPAQMRPTASMTNTAPQTCPVPMMAKTPVRTCPGPVMAKILPQTHPGPVIAKTPPQMRLAATMAKTPLQTCPAATIAKTPSQTLPGASMTKTPPQTRLAAMITKTPAQLRSMATILRTLCLLPPTAGNLKASPPAVMAAGIPNTLSHTCLNKPKAKAVVTARQTVKISSHSYLTGGKMKYCPPPHLGAGSPKSPARPLWKPNTIKAFSQKQVKTATKSSSSVAVEVPRAKPWAKVAEHRNKVSSQARLRTDVVSAQTQVYVPGETAVVLPQAQLGTSGSKSSPPGQLATCSTTTSAQGHLLTELTATLPQAYLGTCLSKAPPQAHLPAQLTTAPSLAYPGTCLTKTQSQAHLATGVQSQAYLLTGLTKAQSQAQLVTETAKCLYPAHQAVEVSSKTKSQPLRTGFKASTQPYLHTGSLGTLSRAKTEDRLTQLPAHSYMQGKATQGPCQGSSKTQSMLVPLLASSGHPTCNVESWGDSGVARAQPSTASPAAPSQEELAASQLPSLCAELATVLGSQEDLRALLVKALSQGEVRAALNQALSKEILGATIAKAMPQSMLGTALVKALSWGELGAALSRVLSRGELRAELTKAMQGKLVDVLSKALTEEERAALSQALCQGELGAVLSQSLSQAALKTGLVLPKATASKTAGRGMMVMPAPVEVDYRGSQSTARGPTLSPGRPQLSKGPVNAGVAGGPARNSAACSVAIGPMTSAVAPGAVWEPTRCAVSWDAVGREAAVDPGRSGKLVASVQAVEKIIVRAVVTIQACARGYLVRQTIKVWHQWAVVIQAAWRGYRVRRDLAQLCRAATIIQATWRGYCIRRSCAQQMLPQGTWANVGSRARSTSSHRCFQSCQPHVCAFCQPLSTGLGSFPSVVMLVGSNPRTCHMCGRTLPTRVVQGMGQGTMGQADVHRGCDTQLTHQSTLQLHVQNKAATLIQSAWRGFVVRHQLKRQQVAAKRLQATWRGHFTRASLTTDALLGPAVWDNSQNTQWPGV, from the exons ATGCAGCAAGCAACACAATTACAGTGGTCACCCAGCGGGCAGAACTCCTCCCAGGCCCAGCCTGTCCCCAATCTGCAAGACAAAGCAGGAACACTACGTCCGCATCCCCAGCATGAGCCACCTGCATCCAGGGAGACCCTCCTGCAACAGCCAGACAAGATGGTGCCTCACCACACCCCACGCCTCCGGGCTGTGGTGGAGAGCCAGGCCTTCAAGAATGTCCTGGTTGACGAGATGGACATAATTCTGTCTCGCGCAGCTACGCTCATCCAATCCAACTGGAAGGGCTACCGGCTCCGGCAGAAGCTCATCTCCCAGATGCGGGCAGCTAAGGCCATTCAGGAGGCCTGGCGACGCTTCAACACCAGGCGCCTCCTCCGGTTTGGCAAAGCGGTAGAGAAAAAAGTGAGTGCGGATGAGGGGGACATCCCTTACCACCCGCCCCAGCAAGTGCGGTTCCAGCATTCAGAAAAGGACAGGAGCCTTTCCGCCCCACCCATCATGGTGAGTAAGGAGACCCAGTTCCCTTCTGCTGACAGCCTGGCTGCTTACACCCACCAGCTGGCCCCGCAGCAGCCCCTGGGTGCTCCACAGGCTTCTTGTGCCCCTGGTGGCCCCAGCATCACTTTCCTGCCAGACCAGACTATCTCCAGTAGACTTCCGTGTCCAGTGAGTCCAGAGGCAAAGCGCTACCCATGCCTGCTGACAAGAACGGTCAGAAGTGCCAATCTTGTCCACAGAGAAGGGGACACGATAAAGACCAAGCAAGTGGCTGCCAGAGCCAACAAGGCAGGAGCCCCGGGCACACCACAATCAGAACGGTATGCCCAGGTTTTTCATGGACCCCACAAGACCCAGACTCAGGCCCTTGTGGAAGCAGAAGTTCTccaagccccaccccagccaggcccagcccctgTGATGCTCAAGAACCCCCTCCAGCCGT CTGTATTGACCAAGACGCCACTTCAGTCATGCCTGGCATCCATGATGAATAGAGCCCCCACTCAGCCGTGCCCAGCACCCACAGCAACAATAGCCAAGACCCCACCCCGGGTGGACCCAGCAGCCCCAGTGGCCAAGACCACACTCCAGTCATGCCTGACAGCCATCTTGAACAAGATCCCAACCCAGCCATGTCCAGCTCCTGCGATAATGATAACAAAGACCCCACCCCAGCCGTGCCTGGCGGCTCCAGTGACAAAGACCCCAGCTCAGATGCGACCAACAGCCTCGATGACCAACACGGCACCCCAA ACGTGCCCGGTGCCCATGATGGCCAAGACCCCAGTGCGGACATGCCCAGGGCCTGTGATGGCCAAGATTCTACCACAGACACACCCAGGGCCTGTGATAGCCAAGACCCCACCCCAGATGCGCCTGGCGGCCACAATGGCCAAAACCCCACTACAGACATGTCCAGCAGCCACGATAGCCAAGACCCCATCTCAGACGCTCCCAGGGGCCTCGATGACCAAGACCCCTCCCCAGACGCGTCTGGCAGCCATGATCACCAAGACTCCAGCCCAATTACGCTCAATGGCCACAATCCTCAGGACGCTGTGCCTGCTCCCTCCCACCGCTGGCAATCTGAAAGCTTCACCTCCAGCAGTCATGGCAGCTGGGATTCCCAATACCTTGTCCCACACGTGTCTGAACAAACCAAAGGCCAAGGCTGTGGTGACTGCGAGACAGACCGTTAAAATCTCGTCCCATTCATACTTGACTGggggaaagatgaaatactgccccCCACCACATCTGGGGGCTGGATCTCCCAAGTCTCCAGCCAGGCCTCTTTGGAAACCCAACACAATCAAGGCCTTCTCCCAGAAACAGGTGAAAACGGCAACCAAGTCTAGTAGCAGTGTGGCCGTGGAAGTCCCCAGGGCAAAGCCCTGGGCAAAAGTGGCTGAGCACAGAAACAAGGTCTCATCGCAGGCACGCCTGAGGACAGATGTTGTGAGTGCCCAGACCCAGGTATATGTGCCTGGAGAAACAGCTGTGGTTTTGCCCCAGGCACAGCTGGGCACATCTGGGTCCAAGTCTTCGCCCCCGGGACAGCTGGCCACCTGTTCAACCACCACGTCAGCCCAGGGACATTTGCTTACAGAACTGACTGCGACCCTGCCCCAGGCATATCTGGGTACATGTCTGTCCAaggccccaccccaggcacaTCTACCTGCTCAGCTGACGACGGCCCCGTCCCTGGCATATCCTGGCACATGTCTGACCAAGACACAATCCCAAGCACATCTGGCCACAGGAGTCCAGTCTCAAGCATATCTCCTCACCGGGCTAACCAAGGCACAGTCCCAAGCCCAGCTGGTCACAGAGACAGCCAAGTGCCTCTACCCCGCCCACCAGGCTGTGGAGGTCAGCAGCAAGACCAAGTCCCAGCCACTCCGGACTGGGTTTAAGGCCTCCACGCAGCCCTACCTGCACACCGGCTCCCTTGGCACTTTGTCCCGAGCCAAGACAGAAGACAGACTGACTCAGCTCCCAGCCCACAGCTACATGCAGGGCAAAGCCACCCAGGGCCCATGCCAGGGCTCCTCCAAGACCCAGAGCATGCTGGTGCCTCTGTTGGCATCCTCTGGACACCCCACATGTAATGTTGAATCCTGGGGCGACAGTGGGGTTGCCCGGGCTCAGCCATCGACCGCCAGCCCAGCTGCACCCAGCCAGGAAGAGCTGGCAgcctcccagctcccctccctgtGCGCAGAGCTGGCCACCGTGCTGGGTTCTCAGGAGGACCTCCGCGCCCTGCTGGTGAAAGCCCTCTCCCAGGGAGAAGTGAGGGCAGCACTGAACCAGGCCTTATCTAAGGAGATCCTGGGCGCCACGATCGCCAAGGCCATGCCCCAGAGCATGCTGGGCACAGCGCTGGTGAAGGCGCTGTCCTGGGGCGAGCTGGGTGCTGCCCTGTCCCGAGTCCTTTCCCGGGGTGAGCTGCGGGCAGAACTCACTAAGGCCATGCAGGGCAAACTGGTAGATGTGCTCAGCAAAGCCCTGACGGAAGAGGAGCGGGCAGccctgagccaggccctgtgTCAGGGTGAGCTGGGTGCTGTCCTGAGCCAATCCTTGTCTCAGGCAGCCCTCAAGACAGGACTCGTCCTCCCTAAGGCCACGGCTTCGAAAACGGCGGGAAGGGGGATGATGGTGATGCCAGCCCCGGTGGAGGTGGACTACAGGGGGAGCCAGTCCACTGCACGGGGGCCCACCCTGAGCCCTGGGAGACCACAGCTCAGCAAG GGCCCTGTGAACGCCGGTGTGGCTGGTGGCCCAGCACGGAACTCTGCTGCCTGCAGTGTTGCGATCGGCCCCATGACCAGTGCCGTGGCCCCCGGCGCTGTATGGGAACCAACCAGGTGCGCTGTGTCATGGGATGCTGTGGGCAGAGAGGCGGCGGTGGATCCCGGACGGTCAGGGAAGCTGGTGGCATCAGTGCAGGCTGTGGAAAAGATCATTGTGCGAGCTGTAGTCACGATCCAGGCGTGTGCACGTGGCTACCTGGTGCGTCAGACCATCAAGGTGTGGCACCAGTGGGCCGTTGTCATCCAGGCTGCCTGGCGTGGCTATCGTGTCCGGCGGGACCTCGCCCAGCTCTGCAGAGCTGCCACCATCATCCAAGCCACGTGGCGAGGCTACTGCATCCGACGGAGCTGCGCCCAGCAAATGCTGCCCCAGGGCACATGGGCCAACGTGGGCAGCAGGGCCAGGTCGACCTCCAGCCACCGCTGCTTCCAGTCCTGCCAGCCACATGTCTGTGCCTTCTGCCAGCCACTGAGTACCGGGCTGGGGAGTTTCCCCAGTGTCGTGATGCTTGTGGGTTCCAACCCCCGCACATGCCACATGTGTGGTCGCACCCTGCCCACACGGGTGGTGCAGGGCATGGGCCAGGGCACCATGGGCCAGGCAGACGTGCATAGGGGCTGTGACACCCAGCTGACCCATCAGAGTACTCTGCAGCTCCATGTCCAGAACAAGGCAGCCACACTCATCCAGTCTGCCTGGAGGGGCTTTGTGGTACGTCACCAACTGAAGCGGCAGCAGGTCGCGGCCAAGAGGCTTCAAGCCACCTGGCGTGGCCACTTCACCCGGGCCTCCCTCACCACAGATGCGCTCTTGGGGCCAGCAGTGTGGGACAACTCACAGAACACACAGTGGCCAGGAGTCTAG
- the JUND gene encoding transcription factor JunD, translated as MASGGSELIASGRGYKRARELRGAGAAASGGPGAAAAAGAGIGPSVRGGARALREAAATPLPPGPARRGRRRMETPFYGDEALSGLGGGVSSSGSGGSFASPGRLFPGAPPTAAAGSMMKKDALTLSLSEQVAAALKPAAAPPPAPLRTDGAPGAAPPDGLLASPDLGLLKLASPELERLIIQSNGLVTTTPTSTQFLYPKVAASEEQEFAEGFVKALEDLHKQNQLGAGAASAAASAGGPSGTAAGAAPPGELAPAAATPEAPVYANLSSYAGGTGSAGGAATVAFAAEPVPFPPPPPGVLGPPRLAALKDEPQTVPDVPSFGESPPLSPIDMDTQERIKAERKRLRNRIAASKCRKRKLERISRLEEKVKTLKSQNSELASTASLLREQVAQLKQKVLSHVNSGCQLLPQHQVPAY; from the coding sequence ATGGCGAGCGGGGGCAGTGAGCTCATCGCGTCGGGCCGAGGCTATAAGAGGGCGCGCGAGCTACGCGGCGCAGGAGCCGCCGCCAGCGGAGGGCCGGGCGCAGCGGCCGCGGCCGGGGCGGGCATAGGGCCGAGTGTACGGGGGGGGGCGCGGGCCCTTCGGGAGGCCGCggccactcccctcccccccggGCCGGCGCGGCGGGGGAGGCGGAGGATGGAAACACCCTTCTACGGCGATGAGGCGCTAAGCGGCCTGGGCGGCGGCGTCAGTAGCAGTGGCAGTGGCGGCAGCTTCGCGTCCCCGGGTCGCCTGTTTCCCGGGGCGCCCCCGACGGCAGCGGCCGGCAGCATGATGAAGAAGGACGCGCTGACGCTGAGCCTGAGCGAGCAGGTGGCGGCGGCGCTCAAGCCCGCAGCCGCACCGCCCCCGGCCCCCCTGCGCACGGACGGTGCCCCGGGGGCGGCGCCCCCCGACGGCCTGCTCGCCTCGCCGGACCTGGGGCTGCTCAAGCTCGCCTCGCCCGAACTCGAGCGCCTCATCATCCAGTCCAACGGGCTGGTCACCACTACGCCGACGAGCACGCAGTTCCTCTACCCCAAGGTGGCGGCCAGCGAAGAGCAGGAGTTCGCCGAAGGCTTTGTCAAGGCCCTGGAGGATTTGCACAAGCAGAACCAGCTGGGTGCGGGCGCGGCCTCCGCTGCTGCCTCGGCGGGGGGACCCTCGGGCACGGCTGCAGGCGCCGCGCCTCCCGGCGAGCTGGCCCCGGCGGCGGCCACGCCCGAGGCGCCGGTCTACGCGAACCTGAGCAGCTATGCGGGAGGCACCGGGAGCGCAGGGGGCGCTGCGACGGTAGCCTTCGCCGCCGAGCCCGTGCCCTTCCCGCCGCCGCCCCCGGGCGTGCTGGGGCCGCCGCGCCTGGCTGCGCTCAAGGATGAGCCGCAGACGGTGCCCGACGTGCCGAGCTTCGGTGAGAGCCCGCCGCTGTCGCCCATAGACATGGACACGCAAGAGCGCATCAAGGCGGAGCGCAAGCGGCTGCGAAACCGCATAGCTGCTTCCAAGTGCCGCAAGCGCAAGCTGGAGCGCATCTCACGCCTCGAGGAGAAAGTGAAGACGCTCAAGAGCCAGAACTCGGAGTTGGCGTCCACGGCGAGCCTGCTGCGCGAGCAGGTGGCGCAGCTCAAGCAGAAGGTCCTCAGCCACGTCAACAGCGGctgccagctgctgccccagcaccaGGTGCCCGCGTACTGA